The following proteins are co-located in the Trichormus variabilis 0441 genome:
- the glpK gene encoding glycerol kinase GlpK, whose amino-acid sequence MQTSSSGYILALDLGTTGNRAFIFNNAGKIVAQAYKELTQHYPQPGWLEHDAEEIWQDTCWVMKTAIANAQISPSEIAAIGLTVQRETCLLWDKTTGKPLHKAIVWQDRRTAPLCHQLQEKGYAQEIYSRTGLVVDAYFSATKLRWLLDYITGVDLKNVLAGTIDTWILWKLTGGKVHATDHSNASRTMLMNLKTGEWDEQLLEILQIPAHILPQIQPSLGKFGLTDTSLLDTAIPITAILGDQQAALFGHGCDRPGLMKCTYGTGSFLVAHTGSNIVRSQHQLISTIAWTQYNSQENINIGYALEGSMFTSGACIQWLRDGIKLIKTAAETETMANQVDDNGGVYFVPAFSGLGAPYWDMNARGAFFGITASVQPQHLVRAVLEAIAYQVLEVVQAINASCSSPMQRLIVDGGACENNFLMQFQADVLGIPVERPTMRDTTVQGAAFAAGLAVGFWDSYTALVNQRQIDRIFEPGEGSQNAIYNFATWQKAVKRSLDWV is encoded by the coding sequence ATGCAGACATCATCTTCCGGCTATATCCTAGCGTTGGACTTGGGAACAACTGGAAACCGGGCATTTATCTTTAACAATGCAGGTAAAATAGTTGCTCAAGCATATAAGGAACTAACACAACATTATCCCCAACCAGGATGGTTAGAGCATGACGCGGAAGAAATCTGGCAAGATACCTGCTGGGTGATGAAAACAGCCATCGCCAATGCACAAATATCTCCTAGTGAAATTGCTGCTATAGGTTTGACTGTACAACGGGAAACTTGCCTACTGTGGGACAAAACGACGGGGAAGCCATTACATAAAGCCATTGTTTGGCAAGACCGCCGCACGGCTCCCCTGTGTCATCAGTTACAGGAAAAAGGCTATGCTCAGGAAATTTACAGTCGCACTGGTTTAGTGGTTGATGCTTATTTCTCAGCAACTAAACTCCGATGGTTATTAGACTACATCACAGGCGTTGATTTAAAAAATGTTCTGGCAGGTACAATTGATACCTGGATACTGTGGAAATTAACAGGCGGAAAAGTCCACGCCACCGACCACAGCAATGCTAGCCGCACCATGTTGATGAATCTGAAAACTGGTGAATGGGATGAGCAACTATTAGAGATTTTGCAAATTCCTGCCCATATTCTGCCGCAAATTCAGCCCAGCTTAGGAAAATTTGGTCTGACCGATACCAGCTTGTTAGATACAGCTATCCCCATCACAGCCATTTTAGGCGATCAACAAGCAGCTTTGTTTGGTCATGGCTGCGATCGCCCCGGTTTAATGAAATGTACTTATGGCACTGGTAGTTTTTTGGTGGCTCACACTGGCTCTAATATTGTTCGTTCTCAACATCAATTAATTTCTACAATCGCCTGGACACAATATAATTCCCAGGAAAATATCAATATCGGTTATGCTCTAGAAGGCAGTATGTTTACCAGTGGTGCTTGTATTCAATGGTTACGTGATGGTATCAAATTAATTAAGACGGCTGCGGAAACTGAGACAATGGCAAATCAAGTAGATGATAACGGTGGGGTGTACTTTGTCCCCGCTTTTAGTGGACTAGGCGCACCCTACTGGGATATGAACGCTAGAGGAGCTTTTTTTGGCATTACCGCCAGCGTCCAACCACAGCATTTAGTCCGGGCTGTATTAGAAGCGATCGCCTATCAAGTGTTAGAAGTAGTACAAGCCATCAATGCCTCTTGTAGTAGCCCCATGCAGCGCCTAATTGTCGATGGTGGTGCTTGCGAAAACAATTTCCTCATGCAGTTCCAAGCGGATGTTTTAGGTATTCCCGTAGAACGTCCCACCATGCGCGACACAACGGTACAAGGTGCAGCCTTCGCCGCAGGTTTAGCTGTGGGATTTTGGGATAGTTACACAGCATTAGTTAACCAACGCCAGATAGACCGCATTTTTGAACCAGGAGAGGGAAGCCAAAACGCCATATACAACTTTGCGACATGGCAAAAGGCAGTTAAACGGAGTCTTGATTGGGTGTAG
- a CDS encoding pentapeptide repeat-containing protein codes for MDAEAIKRRYAAGERYFPAANLIRAKLIGVYLPGINLWGADLSGANLAKAKLWGADLSQANLANANLTRANLCGVKLNQANLRGAKLNLTKLYGADLTGAYYDETTKFSRGFDPVSRNMRQF; via the coding sequence ATGGATGCTGAAGCAATCAAACGCCGTTATGCAGCAGGAGAAAGATATTTTCCCGCCGCAAACCTAATTAGAGCCAAGCTGATTGGAGTCTACTTACCTGGGATAAATTTATGGGGAGCAGACTTAAGCGGCGCTAACCTAGCGAAGGCCAAACTCTGGGGAGCAGACTTGAGTCAAGCCAACTTAGCCAATGCTAATTTGACTAGAGCTAATTTGTGCGGCGTGAAACTGAATCAAGCAAATCTGCGGGGAGCTAAACTCAACTTGACTAAGTTGTATGGAGCAGATTTAACTGGTGCTTATTATGACGAAACTACAAAATTTTCTAGAGGTTTTGACCCGGTAAGTAGAAATATGCGGCAGTTTTAG
- a CDS encoding YdcF family protein: MLNNVPKKWLFWILITIISALLFAISSTAISIYSYGNSSYNNKADAAIVLGAAVWGEEPSPVFRERINHAINLYKNGAISKIIFTGGVGEINEPAEAIVGKHYATARGVKTADIITETQSRTTYQNLKNAIEVVDTNEKFTKFLIISDPLHLKRAVLMARNLGIDAYPSPTPTTRYRSFNSQMEFLIRETYFYFIYLVFKI; this comes from the coding sequence ATGCTCAATAATGTTCCTAAAAAATGGCTTTTTTGGATATTAATTACTATTATATCTGCACTATTATTTGCTATTTCATCTACAGCAATTAGTATTTATTCTTATGGCAATAGTAGTTACAATAACAAAGCAGATGCAGCAATAGTTCTAGGTGCAGCAGTTTGGGGTGAAGAACCATCACCTGTTTTTCGAGAACGAATTAACCATGCCATTAATTTATATAAAAATGGAGCTATTAGTAAGATTATTTTTACTGGTGGAGTGGGTGAAATTAACGAACCTGCTGAAGCTATTGTTGGCAAACATTACGCCACAGCCAGAGGAGTCAAAACAGCCGACATCATAACAGAAACTCAGTCTCGGACAACTTACCAAAATCTTAAAAATGCGATAGAAGTGGTAGATACTAATGAAAAATTCACTAAATTTTTGATTATTAGTGATCCATTGCACCTAAAACGAGCCGTGTTAATGGCAAGAAATTTGGGGATTGATGCTTATCCTTCGCCTACACCTACCACTCGCTATCGCAGTTTTAACAGCCAAATGGAATTTCTAATACGAGAAACTTATTTTTATTTTATTTACCTTGTATTTAAAATTTAG
- a CDS encoding fasciclin domain-containing protein, whose product MFSSVRRSLAYTTLLALGMTAITINPLIVSKPASAQTPVPTETPSTTGSNFSDVSSDYWAQPFIQALAQRNIIAGFPDGTFRPNQAVSRAEFATLIQKAFNQQPVRQLSASGFTDVPANFWASQAIREAYETGFLSGYPGNVFRPNQQIPRVQAIVALSSGLNLTTTDTASNILSNNYADASAIPDYAVNGVAAATQSNIVVNYPNVRELNPSTSLTRGEAAAILYQALVRQGQVQPLPSNVAAANYVVGGTGTTGGTQGANNIVALAASSNSFSTLTSLLRTAGLTDILEQPGPYTVFAPTNEAFAALPAGTLEQLQQPQNRELLVRILRYHVVPGQLTANQLSSGQLTTASDAPVNVRVDTANNQIAVNEARVVQANIQASNGVIHAINEVLIPPNLTGQQPQEGTPQAQNPGAVTPGRATRGGSSYIGVAGNIGLGGDTALSDSNFAVISKVGLTRNLSVRPSAVFGNDTVFLVPLTLDFTPRAVEPGVVQPFAVSPYVGAGVAIEASGDTDIGLLLTGGVDIPLGQRFTINGAVNAAFVDETDVGLLLGIGYNF is encoded by the coding sequence ATGTTTAGTTCGGTTCGACGGTCACTAGCCTACACAACTTTGCTGGCTTTGGGGATGACAGCTATAACAATAAATCCCTTAATAGTTTCTAAACCAGCTTCAGCACAAACACCTGTCCCTACAGAAACTCCGTCTACTACAGGTTCCAACTTTTCTGATGTCAGTTCAGATTACTGGGCGCAACCATTTATTCAAGCTTTAGCGCAAAGAAATATCATTGCTGGTTTTCCCGATGGTACTTTTAGACCAAACCAGGCAGTAAGTCGCGCTGAGTTTGCCACATTAATTCAGAAAGCTTTTAATCAACAACCGGTCCGACAATTAAGTGCATCTGGATTTACAGATGTACCTGCAAATTTCTGGGCATCGCAAGCAATTCGGGAAGCTTACGAAACGGGATTTCTCTCCGGCTATCCAGGGAATGTGTTTCGCCCCAATCAACAGATTCCTAGAGTACAGGCGATCGTTGCTTTAAGCAGTGGTTTAAACTTAACTACAACTGATACTGCGTCAAATATTCTCAGCAATAACTATGCAGATGCTTCGGCAATTCCTGACTATGCTGTCAACGGCGTAGCCGCAGCAACACAAAGCAACATAGTTGTTAACTACCCAAATGTAAGAGAACTGAATCCCTCAACATCTCTTACCCGTGGGGAAGCTGCCGCAATTTTGTATCAAGCTTTAGTTCGACAAGGACAAGTACAACCTCTACCTAGCAATGTTGCAGCTGCTAACTACGTAGTGGGTGGGACTGGTACAACAGGAGGTACACAAGGTGCTAATAATATTGTTGCTTTGGCAGCATCAAGTAACTCTTTTAGTACCTTGACTTCTTTATTGAGAACCGCAGGTTTAACAGATATTCTAGAGCAACCAGGGCCTTACACAGTCTTTGCTCCCACCAATGAAGCATTTGCAGCGTTACCTGCGGGTACTTTAGAACAACTGCAACAACCACAGAACAGAGAGTTGTTGGTGAGAATTTTGCGCTATCATGTGGTTCCTGGTCAATTAACTGCTAACCAACTCTCTTCTGGACAACTGACAACTGCTAGCGATGCACCAGTCAATGTGAGAGTTGACACAGCCAATAATCAAATTGCCGTTAATGAGGCGAGAGTTGTTCAAGCAAATATTCAAGCTAGCAATGGTGTTATCCATGCTATTAACGAAGTCCTGATTCCACCTAATTTAACTGGTCAGCAGCCGCAAGAAGGAACCCCTCAAGCACAAAATCCGGGTGCTGTCACTCCAGGTAGAGCTACCCGTGGCGGTTCTAGTTACATAGGGGTTGCTGGTAACATTGGTTTAGGTGGTGATACAGCTCTCAGCGATAGCAACTTTGCAGTTATCAGTAAAGTTGGTTTGACACGCAATCTATCAGTCCGACCATCAGCTGTTTTTGGTAACGATACGGTATTTCTAGTGCCGTTGACCTTGGATTTCACACCCCGCGCAGTAGAGCCTGGTGTTGTGCAGCCATTCGCCGTATCACCTTATGTTGGTGCTGGTGTAGCAATCGAAGCTAGTGGCGACACTGATATTGGTTTACTGTTAACTGGTGGTGTTGATATTCCTTTAGGACAGAGATTTACCATTAATGGTGCTGTTAATGCAGCTTTTGTAGATGAAACTGATGTTGGTTTGCTATTAGGTATTGGCTACAATTTTTAG
- a CDS encoding CHAT domain-containing protein, translating into MRLPIIPLTLILALASPSLAQAPTPTAEEQITQAVILNSNGESLIYKDFFGVGELQAALENFQQALAIFKKYGAKAGEANSLVNIGYVYFRKGEYGKALEYFQSSLDIRRKTRDRQNEWIPLSYIGEVYVNLGQYPQALEYYQPALAIIKELKAANPKDSSYATSEKTLLADIGAVYFRMGQYTKALDFYQKTLAMQKADDDKIGGIQTLNNIGVVYVNLGNYKQALDSYQQGLANLQECCSNYIGTKAAIINNLASTNFSLGQYKKSLELAEESANIYSRINHDAEKATKQEIKLLYDYLGQNSQALQQVASRANVGDAFGKDSFQFQGRALNMNNIGQIYLSLGKYDQALKLYQQALNIYQENSYKPGIAVTLNNIAKVQSSLGKYLQAIELNQQALTIYQEVGDRTGEGVTMSNLGQIYQKQGQQEKASGLYQQALAMHRQVSDKVSEAATLKLLADTLSAQNQPQLAIAFYKQSVNLTESIRQSLRTIPADIQKSYTETVAERYRRLADLLLKQNRPSEAQQVLDLLKIQEANDFIGNRRSQPQTTTAVVNTGQRGVNTEPQLSQKLPLQPQEQQISQKYSAIQDQAIALGQELTNLRQTPANARTATQEKRIAELVKLEQTITAEFNKFTKTPAVVALVQQLSANSGQENLSLRQLNSLRDNLRQLNKKAVLLYPLVLDDRLELVVVTADTPPIHRPVPVKPAELNQVINEFRQAIVVPYKDSKIPANKLYNWLIKPIENDLKQANAQAIIYAPDSKLRYIPLAALYDGKNWLIEHYIINNITAASLTKLNSKPQASLPTLAAAFTKGDYKVAVGERQEVFSGLQFAKVEVDNLAKTIKGTKILLDNDFSPQVTIPQMNDYKIVHLATHGMLVSGDPESSFILFGNGDRVTIKDIENWSLPNVDLVVLSACQTGLGNQLGNGQEILGLGYQIQLTGAKASIASLWAVSDGGTQALMDGFYNVLKTGNLTKSEALRTAQLSLLTGNNQFNHPYYWASFILIGNGL; encoded by the coding sequence ATGCGACTTCCTATTATTCCTCTAACTCTAATTTTAGCTTTAGCTTCCCCATCTCTAGCACAAGCACCAACCCCAACCGCCGAAGAACAGATAACACAGGCTGTGATATTGAATAGTAACGGTGAATCCCTAATTTACAAAGATTTTTTTGGTGTAGGGGAGTTACAAGCAGCTTTGGAAAACTTCCAGCAGGCGTTAGCTATTTTTAAAAAATATGGTGCTAAGGCTGGAGAAGCGAACAGCCTTGTAAATATTGGTTATGTGTATTTTCGTAAAGGGGAGTATGGGAAAGCGCTCGAATATTTTCAGTCCTCCTTAGATATTCGCAGAAAAACAAGAGACCGCCAAAATGAATGGATACCTCTTTCTTATATTGGTGAAGTATATGTCAATTTGGGACAGTATCCCCAGGCGCTGGAATATTATCAGCCAGCTTTAGCTATTATCAAAGAACTGAAAGCAGCTAATCCCAAAGATTCTAGTTATGCTACTAGCGAAAAAACTCTGCTGGCTGATATTGGTGCGGTTTATTTTCGGATGGGACAGTATACAAAAGCTCTCGATTTTTATCAGAAAACATTGGCAATGCAAAAAGCTGATGATGATAAAATTGGTGGTATTCAAACTTTGAATAATATCGGTGTAGTTTACGTTAATTTAGGCAACTATAAACAAGCCTTAGATTCCTATCAGCAAGGTTTAGCTAATCTGCAAGAATGCTGCTCGAATTATATTGGTACGAAAGCCGCAATTATTAATAACCTTGCCAGTACAAATTTTAGTTTGGGTCAATATAAAAAATCTCTAGAATTAGCCGAAGAATCAGCAAATATTTATAGCAGAATTAATCATGATGCAGAAAAAGCTACGAAACAAGAGATAAAATTACTTTATGATTATTTAGGGCAAAACTCCCAAGCTTTGCAACAAGTCGCCAGTCGTGCTAATGTTGGTGATGCTTTTGGTAAGGACTCTTTTCAGTTCCAAGGTAGAGCCTTAAATATGAATAATATTGGACAAATTTATTTGAGTTTGGGTAAATATGACCAAGCATTAAAATTGTATCAACAAGCTTTAAATATATATCAAGAGAATAGCTATAAACCGGGAATTGCTGTAACTCTGAATAATATTGCTAAGGTGCAAAGTAGTTTAGGTAAGTACCTGCAAGCTATTGAGTTAAATCAGCAAGCTTTAACTATTTATCAAGAAGTAGGCGATCGCACCGGGGAAGGTGTGACAATGAGTAATCTAGGACAAATCTACCAAAAACAAGGTCAGCAGGAGAAAGCTTCAGGACTGTATCAGCAAGCTTTAGCCATGCACAGACAAGTTAGCGATAAAGTCAGTGAAGCCGCAACCCTCAAACTTTTAGCCGATACCCTATCTGCACAAAATCAACCACAACTAGCGATCGCATTTTACAAGCAATCAGTCAACCTCACGGAAAGTATTCGCCAAAGTTTACGCACCATCCCCGCAGATATCCAAAAATCCTACACAGAAACCGTCGCTGAAAGGTATCGCCGCCTGGCTGATTTATTACTCAAACAAAACCGTCCCAGCGAAGCACAGCAAGTTCTAGATTTACTCAAAATCCAAGAAGCCAATGATTTTATTGGTAATCGCCGTAGTCAACCCCAAACAACAACAGCAGTAGTTAACACTGGACAAAGGGGAGTGAATACAGAACCCCAGCTAAGCCAAAAATTACCACTGCAACCCCAAGAACAGCAGATATCCCAAAAGTATAGCGCCATTCAAGACCAAGCGATCGCCCTTGGGCAAGAACTAACAAACCTCCGCCAAACTCCAGCAAATGCACGCACAGCCACCCAAGAAAAACGCATTGCTGAATTAGTGAAACTTGAGCAAACAATTACGGCTGAGTTTAATAAATTTACCAAAACACCTGCGGTAGTCGCTCTTGTACAGCAATTATCTGCCAATTCTGGACAGGAAAACCTCAGCCTAAGACAACTTAATTCCCTGCGGGATAATTTGCGACAGTTAAACAAAAAAGCCGTCTTATTATATCCCTTAGTATTAGATGACAGATTAGAGTTAGTTGTCGTTACGGCGGATACACCCCCAATTCATCGTCCAGTTCCCGTCAAACCAGCAGAACTAAATCAAGTAATTAATGAATTTCGACAAGCTATAGTTGTTCCCTATAAAGATAGTAAAATACCAGCAAATAAATTATATAACTGGCTCATTAAACCTATAGAAAATGACCTGAAACAAGCTAATGCTCAAGCAATTATTTACGCTCCCGATAGCAAACTCAGATATATACCATTAGCTGCATTATATGATGGCAAAAATTGGCTAATCGAGCATTATATCATTAATAATATTACTGCCGCTAGCTTGACCAAATTAAACAGCAAACCCCAAGCCTCTCTACCAACTTTAGCCGCAGCCTTTACCAAAGGCGACTATAAAGTAGCAGTAGGCGAACGTCAAGAAGTATTTAGTGGTTTACAATTTGCTAAAGTTGAAGTAGACAATTTAGCCAAGACAATTAAAGGCACAAAAATACTTTTAGATAATGATTTTAGCCCCCAAGTTACAATCCCCCAAATGAACGATTACAAAATCGTCCATCTGGCAACTCATGGGATGCTGGTGAGTGGTGATCCAGAAAGTTCATTTATATTATTTGGTAACGGCGATCGCGTCACCATTAAAGATATCGAAAACTGGTCTTTACCAAATGTTGATTTAGTAGTATTAAGTGCTTGTCAAACAGGTTTAGGTAATCAATTAGGTAACGGTCAAGAAATTCTCGGTCTAGGATACCAAATTCAATTAACAGGTGCAAAAGCTTCCATCGCCTCACTATGGGCTGTTTCTGACGGCGGCACACAAGCATTAATGGATGGCTTTTATAATGTCTTAAAAACAGGTAATTTAACTAAATCTGAAGCTTTACGTACAGCACAACTTTCCTTATTGACAGGCAATAATCAGTTTAATCATCCCTATTATTGGGCATCATTTATATTAATTGGCAATGGGCTTTAA
- a CDS encoding Uma2 family endonuclease, with protein sequence MIASPEPEYLTPEEYLQLEEASPIKHEYINGYAYAMAGATDAHVTVAGNLFVLLRNHVRGSGCRVYIADMKARIESLNRYYYPDVMVTCDQRDQETPNHKRFPCLIVEVLSNSTEAFDRGDKFVDYQEIETLKEYVLINTKRQRVECFKRGDHGLWILQSYTEQDKIFRLNSVDFEGAIAELYEDVIFEQTTL encoded by the coding sequence ATGATTGCCTCACCTGAACCAGAATACCTCACACCTGAAGAATATCTCCAGTTAGAGGAAGCCAGTCCTATCAAACATGAATACATCAACGGTTATGCTTATGCAATGGCTGGAGCTACTGATGCTCATGTCACTGTTGCGGGAAACCTGTTTGTACTTCTCCGTAATCATGTACGTGGTTCTGGTTGTCGTGTTTACATTGCTGATATGAAAGCCAGGATTGAATCGTTAAATAGATATTATTATCCTGATGTAATGGTTACTTGCGATCAACGTGATCAGGAAACGCCTAATCATAAAAGGTTTCCTTGTTTAATTGTAGAAGTTTTGTCTAACTCTACTGAAGCTTTTGATCGAGGGGATAAATTTGTAGATTACCAGGAAATTGAGACTCTCAAGGAATACGTTTTAATTAATACAAAACGTCAGCGAGTTGAATGTTTTAAACGTGGTGATCATGGTTTATGGATTCTGCAAAGTTATACAGAGCAGGATAAAATATTTCGCCTCAATAGTGTTGATTTTGAAGGAGCGATCGCCGAACTTTATGAAGATGTTATTTTTGAACAAACTACCCTATAA
- a CDS encoding ABC transporter ATP-binding protein, whose protein sequence is MAKVRLEDIKRRFNNVTAIEDITFEIPDGEFWVLVGPSGCGKSTILRTIAGLESATSGNLFIGDRLVNNIPARARDVAMVFQNYALYPHMTVAENIAFGLKMRKINPKIVQERVVDVARSLSLDHLLDRKPKQLSGGQQQRVALGRAIAREPQVFLLDEPLSNLDAQLRDDTRAELKQLHQQLGITTIYVTHDQVEAMTLADKIVVLSGGRIQQIGEPQGIYARPANQMVATFLGNPPMNILPATYQLAGFDVNGQLLAIPGFLRENLQLRPGQRVNLGIRPEHISINSDEINAQNSGLLVDVKLVEPLGRETLVRVSLPDSTVLLSVQLSGNIRLHPGDRLSLQLDLNQLFIFDPQTGYRISPQD, encoded by the coding sequence ATGGCAAAAGTTCGTTTAGAAGATATCAAGCGTCGATTTAACAACGTCACCGCAATTGAGGACATCACCTTTGAAATTCCTGATGGTGAGTTTTGGGTTTTGGTGGGGCCTTCGGGTTGTGGGAAGTCTACAATTTTACGGACGATCGCTGGTTTAGAAAGTGCTACATCCGGTAATCTGTTTATTGGCGATCGCTTGGTCAATAATATCCCCGCAAGAGCGCGCGATGTGGCGATGGTGTTCCAAAACTATGCTCTTTATCCCCACATGACGGTGGCGGAAAATATCGCCTTTGGGTTAAAGATGCGGAAAATTAACCCGAAAATTGTGCAAGAACGGGTGGTGGATGTGGCGCGATCGCTTTCTTTGGATCATTTGTTAGATCGCAAACCCAAACAACTTTCCGGGGGTCAGCAACAACGGGTAGCACTAGGGAGAGCGATCGCTCGTGAACCACAGGTATTTTTATTAGATGAGCCTTTGTCTAATTTAGATGCCCAATTGCGAGATGATACTAGGGCAGAATTAAAGCAGTTACATCAACAATTAGGCATTACAACTATCTACGTTACCCATGATCAAGTCGAGGCGATGACTTTGGCTGATAAGATTGTGGTGTTAAGTGGTGGACGGATTCAACAAATTGGCGAACCTCAAGGGATTTATGCTCGTCCCGCTAATCAAATGGTGGCAACTTTTTTAGGTAATCCACCGATGAATATTCTGCCTGCAACTTATCAACTTGCAGGTTTTGATGTCAATGGACAATTACTCGCAATTCCAGGGTTTCTCAGGGAGAATTTACAACTGCGTCCGGGACAACGGGTGAATTTGGGTATTCGTCCAGAACACATCTCAATTAATTCTGATGAAATCAACGCGCAGAATTCAGGATTGTTAGTCGATGTCAAATTAGTTGAACCTTTAGGAAGGGAAACATTAGTTCGTGTGAGTTTACCCGATTCCACAGTACTATTGAGTGTTCAATTGAGTGGAAATATTCGTCTACATCCAGGCGATCGCCTTTCTTTACAACTCGATTTAAATCAGTTGTTTATTTTTGATCCTCAGACTGGTTATAGAATATCACCTCAGGATTGA
- a CDS encoding GUN4 domain-containing protein codes for MTDPMIVSGTANDIDSLRQRLIAGSIQVQQQIILQLADVGNEGLDVLMEFLLKRRENPATWIDGKAYQVLYESDAPQAQEFLQNNFPEGIVTLKSSCGINYNLLQQLLAQQDFQAADLLTIETMCEIAGPMAVKRKWLYFTDVDSFPSDDLQTINQLWIVHSEGKFGFSVQRDIWLSLGKNWDNFWPKIGWKSGNNWTRYPNGFTWNLTAPRGHLPLSNQLRGVRVIAALFAHPAWSK; via the coding sequence ATGACAGACCCAATGATTGTATCAGGCACTGCTAATGACATCGATTCCCTCAGGCAACGGCTAATCGCTGGGTCTATCCAAGTCCAACAACAGATAATCCTACAGTTGGCTGATGTGGGCAATGAAGGATTAGATGTTTTAATGGAATTCTTACTGAAACGTCGTGAGAACCCAGCGACTTGGATTGATGGGAAAGCCTACCAAGTGCTTTACGAGTCTGATGCACCTCAAGCCCAGGAATTTTTGCAAAATAATTTTCCTGAGGGCATTGTAACTCTAAAATCAAGCTGCGGGATTAATTACAATCTTTTGCAACAGTTACTAGCTCAACAAGATTTCCAAGCCGCAGACCTCCTGACCATTGAAACCATGTGCGAAATAGCAGGGCCAATGGCTGTCAAAAGGAAATGGCTGTATTTTACAGACGTGGATAGCTTTCCCTCTGATGACTTACAAACCATTAATCAACTGTGGATAGTTCACTCTGAAGGTAAGTTTGGCTTTTCCGTACAGAGAGACATTTGGTTGAGTTTAGGGAAAAACTGGGATAATTTCTGGCCGAAAATTGGCTGGAAAAGCGGTAATAACTGGACTCGCTACCCGAATGGCTTTACTTGGAATTTAACTGCGCCTAGAGGTCATCTACCCCTGTCTAATCAATTACGAGGGGTGCGGGTGATTGCTGCGTTATTTGCTCATCCTGCTTGGTCGAAGTGA